DNA from Hyphomicrobiales bacterium:
TACGCCGTGATCCCACCCCTTGCCCATGAACCCGAGGCCATAGGGCGGGTCGCACACGATGGCGTCGATGCTATTCTCGTCCAGCAACCGCATAGCTTCGCGACAGTCGCCATTGATGAGAGTCGCCAGCCCTACTTCCTCGATTCTCATACCACCACCCCAGACATCTCGGCGTGCTCCATGTTGACGACCCAGCACGTCGTCGGCCCGCTGGCGTAGTTGGTGCCGGCGCCCAACGTCTTGCCGGCGCGCGGGTGCAGGATGACGCCGCTGCGGATCAGTTCGGCCTCGATGTCGGCGAAGCCGAAGTGCTTCTTGTCGAGGTAGAACTTGATGCGCTTGCGGCTGATCCACAACGTCTTGATGGCGGGCTCGTAGCGCTGGCTGATCTCGTGGTAGGGCTTGTCCTGAACGGCCGCCAGGCCAGCGTTCATGGTGTTCACCACCAGGCGCTCGCCGACGTGCTCGTCCAGGAAGTTGGCCAGGATGGAGACGGGCCCGACCTTGTTGTCGTCCATGGTGCCGCGCATGCGGTTGAGTTCCCGCATGAGCCACGGCCGGATGCGGCCCGGATCGAAGTCGATGACGCCGGCCTCGCGCGCCAGCTCGCCGCCGTAGAGCACCAGCGACGTCACCCACGTCCAGAAGCGTTCCTTGCCGGCCATGTCAAACTCTTCCTTCTCTTCGGCGCCGACCTCCGCCAGCCTGGCGCGGATCCTGTCGCGGTTCTCGACAAGGTGCTGGATGTACGCCGGCCCGGCGACGCCGTAGTGCTCGCGCAGCACGTTGGGGACGATGTCGGCGATCGGCCCGAACGCGTCCACGCGCGGGAACCGGAACTCGAACAGCCGCAGGCTCTCGGCCTCGGCGTTCTGGTTCTCCAGCAGCAGCTTGGATTGCAGCGAGTTGTTGGTCGACATGACGAGCAGCGTCACCCACTCGGCGCCGGGCCGCAGCGTGTAGTCGGCGCGCATCGACGACCTGTTCTTGCCGGTGGGTATCGAGTACACGAGGTCGCGCAGCGGCTCCGGCTTGATGGTCGTAGCCTCGTCCATGTACACCGGCAGGTTGTAGTGGGCGCCCAGGCGCTGCATGCGGGCCAGGTCGGTGTCGTTGCGGCCCACCCACGAGCCCTTCGGGCTGCCGTAGACGGAGCACATGAACTCCGCCATGGTGCTCTTGCCGACGCCCGACTCGCCGAGCGCGTTGACCGTGCAGCCCTGCCAGTTGGCGAGCTTCAGCAGCGGCGCCGCGAAGGCGAGCAGCAGCATGAAGGCGTGGGGCTCGAACCCCGGCGTGTCGAATACCTCGGTCAGCGTGCGCCACACGGCGAGGTCGCCGCGCGAGTGGAAGGGCTTCAGGAACGCCTCCATGCCGTGGCTGAAGCCAGCCTGCACGACCTCGCCGCGCTTGTAGAGCTTGTCGCCGAGCACGAACTCGGTGTCGTCGCGCTTCCATCCCTGACACTTAAACAATTGACGTAGCTTTGTTTGACTCTTCAGGCGTCTGATATAGGCGTCGCCGTACATATTGAATTTTCCCTTGATGAGCGGCTGGATGTGGTTGTCGCGCAGCGATACCTCGAATTCCGCCGGCTTGGCCAGTAGTGATGACCTCATGACACACTCCTTCCAACCTTCGTTGGGCAGCCAGTGCCGCCACCGCATGGTCTCGTAGCCAAGCTGTTCGTCATAGGCGAGTTCAACGGGGAAGCAGTCGAACTCGTAGATGAGATGCGTGACGCCGTCCTGCTCCACGTAGATGCCGCCGTCGAACTTGCCCGCCGTCTTGGGCTCCCCGCGAGTGAAGCCCTCGGGTGGTGCCGGTAGCGTGACGGCAGTGGTAACGTTGGCGATCTTCACCTGGATCACCGGTGCCGGCGCGCTGGCGACCTGGGTGCCCAACTGGGCCGGCGAACTGATCTTGCCGCGGAACGCGCAGCCGTCGCACCCGCCGGGGTTGCGACTCTCGAACGTTGTGCAGAGCGGCGGGCCAATAGACTGCTCCCGTATCTGCGCGATCTTCTTGTCTACGAACCCCGACGCCCGATTGTAATGCGGGTTCTTACTTGCCCACTGGTGGATCAGCTCGTCGCCTTCTATCGAATTCACCAACAGTTGTACCGCGGTGTAGAACTGTGGCTCCGTTAGTCCGGCAGCATTATCACGCACTACACGGACTTGCGCGCAGCGATCAGCTACCTTGGTACCCGAGCACGGCGGGAAGGAGTTTTTGACGGCGAAGGCTTGGTTGAGCGTTTCGGTCCGGGCTTCGACTTGCCTCGGCCCTTCGGGAGGCTTGACTCCGACAGCAGCGAGCGCATCAGCGACACATCGTTGGAAAACCGCGAAAGCGACAGGAACAGCGTCGGCAATAAGCTCAACGGGTCGCGGTGCGGTGGGAACCTTACGGTTATGGGTTCCGACAGGCCGCAGGACACGCGCAAGGTCACTGGTACAGGCTGGGTCGGCGCGGAATTTGTGGTGCGCGCAGAGGGCTTTGAGGCTTTCCGCAGTTTGTTTCCAGGCTTCAGGTTGGATGTGATTTTCGAGGCTCCAATATATGTGGACGCCGCCGCCGCTGGATAATACCATTGGCATAGGCAGGTGGGTTGCCGCACAGAACAGCAACAGTTGTTCGCAGGCTTCTTCCTGCGACGCGAACTTCTTTGGGTTGCCGGCGTCGACATCGAGGTCCATGAAGAACGAACGCAACGCCCGGACGTTCTTGTGCGTGCGGACCTGGTGCCAGACAGAGCCATCAGGCTTGACGGTGTCGACGCTGCGCTCGCGGTAGGCAGCTACTGCCATGTAGGCGTGTACGCCGGCGGCGTCGTAGGCGTGCACCTGTTGCGCCAGTTCCTCGATCGAGTCGCAGACCTGGTTCTTGAATTTGCCGTTGATCAGCCTGGCGGCGACGTACAGGCCCTGTACCGGCAGGATGCGGCGCAGGAATTCAATCGTGTCCATGGAGTCGCCCGGCGAGTTTCATGGCGGCGGCGTGCAGCCTGGCGTTGAACCAGCGGCGAATGGCATAGGATCTGACGACGCTGACCGCGGTGTAGATGAGGCCGATGTAGACGTTCGTCGCCACGGTCAGCGACGTGAAGCCGAATGCCGGCAGGATCAGCAGGTTGGCGACGAAGTTGATGCCGAACCCGATCAGCACGTTGACCCAGGACTCGATGAATGATCCAAGTCTTGTCTGGTTCATGGCTCATCACCCAGCAACCAGTCGACGAGCTGAATCCGCTCGCCGATCCAGCGCATGACCGGCACCGCCATCGAGTTACCGAGCGCCTTGTAGCGCGGCCCGTCGGCGGCCGGCTTGCCGTGCGTGAATGGGATCAGTGTGTAGGGTGTTTCTAGGTCAAGCAGGAGCGAGAAACGCTCGGGAAGCGTTTCGTTTGGAATGCACCCACTTATGGCAGCCAGTACAGAGCAGAGCGAGGTTGCTACTGGCGAGATGCAGATCGGGGCGAGCGACCCAAGTGTGGATGTGGTGAACTTCCCCAGTGATGCAGCGTTCGTTGCACCGCTGGCAAATGCCGCGTTCTCGTTTCCAAATCGAGTGGCATTTTTTGCGCCATCTCGTGCTTGCGTAGAAAGCCTGATGTTCTGTAGTGATTCCGCCTTTCCAGTTCTGATTGCCAGCGCCAGATCGCGCAAGTGCGGTGCAAGCGCGGCTGCAATACCGGCGGCTTGCGTAGACGGGGGATACCTGTTTGATTCGGCCACACTGCTCGCAGACCACATCAACTTTCCGTGACTGCGTATTTCGTGAAGCAAGTCCGCGGAGGATGTACGCACACTCAGGGCTGCAAGCGGTTCGCGGTCTGCTCGGTACATGCTGGAAATGTTTTCCACAATGTTTGCATTCTGCGGATACCGTTGCGCGTCGACAGGCGAGGCATTGCTTGGCCACCTGAGACATGACAGCGCCACAGTGACAGTGTTGTTTTGAGGGTCTGTGCATGCTTCTACTGTAACGCGTTCCCGTATAGATGGAAAGCCTTGTAGTAACTCGCACTCGCGGGGCGTGAGGCGGCGGACTTGCATGTGGTTCAGTACATGCGCCTTGTCGCCTCCTCCTCCTGATGCCCGCAGTGCAGATGGCACGTCGCTCAGTTCGGCAGTGCCGCCGCCTTCTCTACCCCGTAGCGCAACTGCCACCGCCTGATGCCCGCCGCCGTTCTGATGCGAGTTGCTGTGGCCCATGCTGCGCATCGTCGAGGCGATCTCACCCACGCCGAAGCCATTCTGTCCAGAGGCTTTGCAGTCGAAGGCGATAGGTACCAATGGCGTGCCCCGCCCCGTGCCATCCTCGCTCGCATCAAAGCCCTCGCCGCGCAGCGCGTGGGCAGTATCAGGAACCAGCACGGCCGGGAACCTGTTCTTCTCTGGCATCGTCTGGCCTTTTTGCAGCACCGCATCCAGGGTTTGTGCAGTCTGGCCGCCGTCCCACCATGATCCGACCAGTGCTTCGCACCCGTGTCCTAAGTCGGCCCCTGATTTGAGAAGGGGGCTTGAGGAGGAGGAGGAGTAGCTTCCGATTCCACCACACTCGAAAGTGCGCGTTCCAGTTGCGGCGGCAACGCCTTCCCTCTTTTCTCGGCGCGGCGCAGGATGCCTCTGCAAGCTGTGGCGCTCAAAAAGAACCGCGGCGGCACGGCGCCAGTCTCCAAAATGTCCGACAACGAACACGCGACGGCGTCGCTGCGGAACTCCAAAGAACTGTGCGTCCAGGACTCGGTAGGCCCACCCATACCCGAGTTGGCCCAGCGCCCCGAGGAAGGTACCAAAATCCCGTCCTGATCCGCTGGACAGCACGCCGGGGACGTTTTCCCAGACAAGCCATTCAGGCTGGTATCTGTCCGCAATAGCGAGATAGGTGAGCATGAGGTCGCCACGAGGATCAGCCAGTCCTTTTCGGAGTCCGGCAACGCTGAAGCTCTGGCAGGGGGTGCCGCCGACGAGGATGTTGGGTTCATAGTTACTCCATTGAGACGCGAGAGTCATGTCGCCGAGGTTCTGCACCGTCGGGTAATGATGGGCGAGCACCGCCGCCGGGAACTTGTCTGTCTCGGAGAACGCGACCGCCTCGAACCCAAGCGGTGACCATGCCGCCGTCGCGGCCTCGATGCCGCTACACACGCTGAGATATCGCACCCCTACCCCCTCCGGTTACCGCGCCTCCTACTGCTGAATGGGGGCGGGCCTAAGTCCTTGCAGCCGGGCAGCCATCATGGCCACCCGCTCGCGCCTGACGCCCTTGTCCATCGCCTCGAACGGCAGTAGCTGCCGCTCGACGGCGACGACGAGCGCCTTGGTTATCGCCTCAGCCTGTCGGGCCAGCAGGCTGCCGACCCGCGGCAATCCGCCAGTAGACCACGTGTGGACGGTCTGTCGGCTGACGCCGTACATCTGCGCGAGTTCGATCTTCGTGAGACCGGAGTCGCGCAGCACGCGGGCGAAGTCCATCACGGCGCCGCGGCGAGACCGAGCTTGGCGCGGAGCTTCTCGGCCAGGCTGGCTCCGGCTGCCACGACCTGCGCGCTGGGTGCAGTCTGAGCCGCCGGCTGCGGCGCGGCACCGAAGCCGGTTGAGGGGGCCGCAGCCGCCGGCGGGGTCACGGGAGAGGGGGCCGTGACTTGTGCCGCCGGGGCTGAGGCTTGAACGGGGGGCGGGTAGGCAGCGATGAGCGCCTGACCAGCCGCTGATGTGGCACCCACGACGTCGATCGTCGCGCGGATCTCGGCGGGGATATGGCTGAGGTCCGGCGCGGCGGCAACATGGTCTCCAATACCGGGCGGTGTTATGGCATGTACTGTCGACGCCGGCGCCGCAGCAGCCTCAGCCGCCTTCGCGGCTTCCATCTCGGCGCGCGTGCGGCGCGTCCGCTTGGCAGGCTCGGCAGCGGGGGCCGCAGCCGCCGGCGGGGTCACGGGAGAGGGGGCCGTGACTTGTACCGCCGGGGCTGAGGCCCGGATCAGTTCCATGAAGTCGATGCCGGTCAGCGCCTGGTAGGTGCGCAGGCCGGCGTGGGTCTCCAGGCCGCCGACAGCCGTCACCGCCGCCTGTACGTGGGGCTCAAGGCCGGCGAACGGCGCCTCGGCGGTCGGACCGGCGGGGGTGGCAGCAGCGGCAGCCAGGGCATGAGCACGGGCGTTCTCAGCGGCTTGGGCTGCCAAGTAGGCGGGGTCTGTAATCTGGCTTGCCCCAAACCCGCCAGTCTGGCCAGTCGCCGCCGCAGGGGCGACGTAGGCGGGCGCGGCGACATCCGGCGCCGGCAAGCCAAGGTTCGCGGGCGCCGCCAGTGCCGGCACGGCGGCGCCGCGAGACTGCGCCGTGATGAGCCTGACGTCGTCGCCCGTCTTGCGCTCGTTGACGCGGATAAACTCGGCTTCCGTGAGGAACCGGTTGAAGCTGAACTGGAGGACGCCGTTGGCGGTCTGGTCGAATGTGACGTTGGTGACCAGCGTGGCGATGCCGTAGCCGCGACCGGACAGCGCCGACACGTAGGATCCCCAGTTCTTGAGGCTGCCCGCCTTGACCGCCAGACCGAGCATCTTGAAGTTGAGGTCGTTCGCTGGCAGCACGGCGAGCTGCTTGCTGTCGCCGCACGCGCGCACCGGCTTGCTGGTCAGCTTACTTATCTTCGAGCCCCAGGCATACTGCGGGCAGGTGGCGCAGACGGGATTCTGTTTGGCTACGACGTCGGCGTCCGGCGTCACGCCGTTGGCGGACCGGCACGTCGGTTCCAGGTGCTCGCCTTCGACGTACTCGCCCTCGAAGAACGTGTGCGACAGCGCCGGGTTGGCGTCGACGACGACGATCTCCAGGCACATCATCGGCAGCGGCGGCTGGCCGGCGGCGGCGGGTGCCATCATCAGGACAGTCGTTTCGTCGCCGTCCTTGATGCTGAACTTGTTGGCCTTGATGCCGATGGACGGGAAACCGCCCGACCGCACGCCGCCGGTAGCCGCCGCGTTGGCAGCAGCGATAGCTGCCGCGATGTCGGGGCTCTGAAGGTGGGCGGGAAGTTGCAGGTTGCTGGGGACTACGGATACTGCTGTACTCATGACTGATTCTCCTGGGTTGAAGTAAGTGCTTTGCGTATTGCGGCGAGTTGGTTAATCATACTCACGACATCTTCGAAGTACACACGACGAATCATGGGGGGCGAGCCCCCGGCGCCCGGCATGGGGATATCGAACGCCGCCGGCCTGGCCTTCTCGATTTCCTGCGCGGCGGCAGCGAGATTCCTGTCGAGGTTGTGAATGAAAGTTGTTCCCTTCCCCACTTCGCCCGAAGTCAGCATGTTGTAGCAGGGCCAGCAGATGTTGTCGTTAAACTTGCCTTGGTCACTGCGGTTCTGGCAACCGTAGACGACACACTTACGGGCTGGCATCGGCGGGCACGGCGGTACGGGCGGCGGGGTCCATCCGATACTGACCAGCGCGTCTACGATCTGCGAATGGTACGTGTTCATGCCTTCCCCCTGCGCCACGCCAAATCCTTGAAACTCGTGTACCGGATCCCCGGCGGCTGGTCGCCGGCTTCGATCAGTTCCTTCGTGACGGTCTTATTTACTGCCTTGTTCAGCAGCGACCAGAGGCCATGGCGTTCGATGTGGCCGAGGATGTATTCCCACGCCATCTTCTGGTTCTGATTCCTGGCGACTGTGGCGAGGTCGTCGGGCGGCGCGGCCTCGCAGAGGATGCGATGGATGACTTGATCCATGTTATCCACGGTCACGCTGTCCTTGGTCGTCCAGAACGTCATGTGGCCCGTGGATGAACTCTTCCATTGCTGGGCGCCGGTCTTGAGCAGTTCGGCTTTGATGAAGCCCTCGCACAGCGCCATCTCCTCCATCATCGGCGCCAGCCTGGCGCGCTCTCGGCCTGGACGGCAGTGATCTGCTCGTCCAGCTCGAATCGACGACTCATTACCTCGTCGAGGTTGATGTCTTCACTCATGGTTCCCTCCATCAGGTTGGTGATTGTAGCAGGTAAGACTGTAAAGTTCTTGGCAGGTTCAATTTTATTTTCCTACGCTGAAGAAGTAAGCGAGTTCCTGCCGGGCCGCGTCGCGTTCCTGCTCCACAA
Protein-coding regions in this window:
- a CDS encoding DUF927 domain-containing protein, which codes for MDTIEFLRRILPVQGLYVAARLINGKFKNQVCDSIEELAQQVHAYDAAGVHAYMAVAAYRERSVDTVKPDGSVWHQVRTHKNVRALRSFFMDLDVDAGNPKKFASQEEACEQLLLFCAATHLPMPMVLSSGGGVHIYWSLENHIQPEAWKQTAESLKALCAHHKFRADPACTSDLARVLRPVGTHNRKVPTAPRPVELIADAVPVAFAVFQRCVADALAAVGVKPPEGPRQVEARTETLNQAFAVKNSFPPCSGTKVADRCAQVRVVRDNAAGLTEPQFYTAVQLLVNSIEGDELIHQWASKNPHYNRASGFVDKKIAQIREQSIGPPLCTTFESRNPGGCDGCAFRGKISSPAQLGTQVASAPAPVIQVKIANVTTAVTLPAPPEGFTRGEPKTAGKFDGGIYVEQDGVTHLIYEFDCFPVELAYDEQLGYETMRWRHWLPNEGWKECVMRSSLLAKPAEFEVSLRDNHIQPLIKGKFNMYGDAYIRRLKSQTKLRQLFKCQGWKRDDTEFVLGDKLYKRGEVVQAGFSHGMEAFLKPFHSRGDLAVWRTLTEVFDTPGFEPHAFMLLLAFAAPLLKLANWQGCTVNALGESGVGKSTMAEFMCSVYGSPKGSWVGRNDTDLARMQRLGAHYNLPVYMDEATTIKPEPLRDLVYSIPTGKNRSSMRADYTLRPGAEWVTLLVMSTNNSLQSKLLLENQNAEAESLRLFEFRFPRVDAFGPIADIVPNVLREHYGVAGPAYIQHLVENRDRIRARLAEVGAEEKEEFDMAGKERFWTWVTSLVLYGGELAREAGVIDFDPGRIRPWLMRELNRMRGTMDDNKVGPVSILANFLDEHVGERLVVNTMNAGLAAVQDKPYHEISQRYEPAIKTLWISRKRIKFYLDKKHFGFADIEAELIRSGVILHPRAGKTLGAGTNYASGPTTCWVVNMEHAEMSGVVV
- a CDS encoding HNH endonuclease → MHRPSKQHCHCGAVMSQVAKQCLACRRATVSAECKHCGKHFQHVPSRPRTACSPECAYILRGLASRNTQSRKVDVVCEQCGRIKQVSPVYASRRYCSRACTALARSGAGNQNWKGGITTEHQAFYASTRWRKKCHSIWKRERGICQRCNERCITGEVHHIHTWVARPDLHLASSNLALLCTGCHKWVHSKRNASRAFLAPA